One genomic window of bacterium includes the following:
- a CDS encoding nucleotidyltransferase domain-containing protein: MRKLDWDESGSLENWQRAVLEFARRAREELGDHIVRIILYGSRARGDYTEDSDIDVLVVVRDIDAKAADERIFPFAHYALTEYEELLFASVLTEEEYVASQARSFYINVAEEGVGV, encoded by the coding sequence ATGCGCAAATTAGATTGGGACGAGAGCGGCTCTTTGGAGAACTGGCAGCGAGCGGTGCTGGAGTTCGCGCGGCGTGCGCGCGAGGAGCTGGGCGACCATATCGTCCGCATCATACTCTACGGCTCGCGGGCGCGGGGGGATTATACCGAGGACTCGGACATCGACGTACTGGTGGTCGTGCGGGATATCGACGCCAAGGCGGCCGACGAGCGCATATTCCCGTTCGCGCATTACGCGTTAACCGAATACGAAGAGTTATTGTTCGCTTCCGTTCTTACCGAAGAGGAATACGTCGCAAGCCAGGCGAGGAGTTTTTATATTAACGTCGCCGAAGAAGGTGTAGGAGTATGA